The following proteins are encoded in a genomic region of Clostridium kluyveri:
- a CDS encoding HAD family hydrolase: protein MLKNTKGVIFDMDGTLVDSMWLWESIDRKILNKRNIPMPENLKQAIQTMTFYEVAKYFKNRFNLPESIEEIQNECYDTCVYEYSTNIPLKHGAREFLLLLKQKNIKIGLATSNSRELTEISLRKNKVYDLFDAITTVSEVKRGKSFPDIFLLTAKKLNLSPKDCIVFEDILPAVKGAKAAGMSVVGVYDFYSDYQWDDVIKHADMYIFKYKDLTEGSVKFSSLSELLNIM, encoded by the coding sequence ATGCTTAAAAACACTAAAGGGGTTATTTTTGATATGGATGGAACCCTTGTAGATTCTATGTGGTTGTGGGAAAGTATTGATAGAAAAATTTTAAATAAAAGAAACATACCAATGCCCGAAAATTTGAAACAGGCTATACAAACTATGACTTTTTATGAAGTTGCTAAATATTTTAAGAACAGATTTAATCTACCTGAAAGTATAGAGGAAATTCAAAATGAATGTTATGACACGTGTGTTTATGAATATTCTACAAACATACCATTAAAGCATGGTGCCAGAGAATTTTTGCTTTTATTAAAACAAAAAAACATTAAAATAGGCCTAGCTACCAGTAATTCTAGGGAGTTAACAGAAATAAGCCTTAGGAAAAATAAGGTATATGATCTTTTTGATGCCATAACCACAGTATCTGAAGTAAAAAGAGGTAAAAGTTTTCCCGATATATTTCTTTTAACTGCTAAAAAATTGAATTTATCTCCCAAAGATTGTATAGTATTTGAGGATATTTTACCTGCGGTCAAAGGTGCCAAAGCTGCTGGTATGTCTGTAGTTGGAGTATATGATTTCTATTCAGATTATCAATGGGATGATGTAATAAAACATGCTGATATGTATATATTTAAATATAAAGATTTAACGGAAGGCAGTGTAAAATTTTCATCTTTAAGTGAGTTGTTGAATATAATGTAA
- the spoVG gene encoding septation regulator SpoVG has product MQITDVRVRKIAAEGKMKAIVSVTFDNEFVVHDIKVIEGQNGLFIAMPSRKTPDGEFKDIAHPINTQTREKIQKAILGEYEKVKNEETVTEEKVEE; this is encoded by the coding sequence ATGCAAATTACAGATGTCAGAGTGAGGAAAATTGCTGCCGAGGGTAAGATGAAAGCTATTGTTTCAGTAACCTTTGATAACGAATTCGTTGTTCACGATATAAAGGTTATAGAAGGTCAGAATGGTCTTTTTATAGCAATGCCAAGTAGGAAAACTCCTGATGGAGAGTTTAAGGATATTGCTCACCCAATAAATACTCAAACAAGAGAGAAGATACAAAAAGCAATTCTTGGTGAGTATGAAAAAGTAAAAAATGAGGAAACTGTTACCGAGGAAAAGGTAGAGGAATAA
- the glmU gene encoding bifunctional UDP-N-acetylglucosamine diphosphorylase/glucosamine-1-phosphate N-acetyltransferase GlmU, whose amino-acid sequence MYNCAIILAAGEGKRMKSSKPKVLHKICGKEMINVVIDVVKKAQINDINVVIGKNAEKVKKATEVKNTSYSFQDKQLGTGHAVICASDFLKNKRGIVAVFTGDSPLIKEDTIKNMLDFHRDGGYGVTILTSIVQNPYGYGRIIRGKNGQVLKIVEHKDCLQEELQVKEINSGMYCFDIESLIESLGKIHNNNAQGEYYLTDVIEILKQEGKKIGALPIPFEETMGVNSRVQLAEAEKIMRNRINKIHMENGVTLIDHNNTYIDLDIQIGKDTIIYPGNVFQGNTVIGENCIFYPNSRIQSSIIKDNVTVENSVVLESTIGENTSVGPFAYIRPETTIGKSVKIGDFVEVKKSTIGDNTKVSHLTYIGDAEVGSKCNFGCGTVVVNYDGKNKNKTLIGNNSFIGCNTNLVSPVKVNDNTYIAAGSTITDEVPEGALAIARARQVNKKSWVYKKGLKK is encoded by the coding sequence ATGTATAATTGTGCTATAATACTGGCTGCAGGTGAAGGTAAAAGAATGAAATCTTCTAAACCTAAAGTACTTCATAAAATTTGCGGCAAAGAAATGATAAATGTAGTTATTGATGTTGTAAAAAAAGCACAAATAAATGATATAAATGTGGTAATTGGGAAAAATGCAGAAAAAGTAAAAAAAGCTACAGAGGTTAAAAATACAAGTTATTCTTTTCAAGATAAACAACTAGGTACAGGACATGCGGTTATTTGTGCTAGTGATTTTTTAAAAAACAAAAGAGGAATTGTAGCTGTATTTACAGGGGATTCACCTTTGATAAAAGAGGATACTATAAAAAATATGCTTGATTTTCATAGAGATGGAGGTTATGGGGTTACCATACTCACATCTATAGTACAAAATCCTTATGGATATGGAAGAATCATAAGAGGGAAAAACGGGCAAGTACTTAAGATAGTGGAACATAAGGATTGTCTACAAGAAGAGCTTCAGGTTAAGGAAATAAATTCGGGGATGTATTGTTTCGATATAGAAAGTTTAATTGAAAGCTTAGGTAAAATACATAATAATAATGCTCAAGGGGAGTATTATTTAACAGATGTTATAGAGATATTAAAGCAAGAGGGAAAAAAAATAGGTGCACTTCCCATTCCTTTTGAGGAAACTATGGGAGTCAATTCAAGGGTACAGCTTGCAGAGGCTGAAAAGATTATGAGAAACAGAATAAATAAAATACATATGGAAAATGGAGTTACGTTAATTGACCATAATAATACTTACATAGACTTAGATATTCAAATAGGAAAAGATACAATAATATATCCTGGGAATGTTTTTCAAGGGAATACTGTTATAGGCGAAAATTGTATTTTTTATCCTAATTCTAGAATACAAAGTAGTATAATAAAGGATAATGTAACAGTGGAGAATTCTGTAGTATTAGAAAGTACAATAGGGGAAAATACTAGTGTAGGGCCTTTTGCTTATATAAGACCTGAAACTACAATAGGAAAATCTGTGAAGATAGGTGATTTTGTAGAAGTCAAAAAGTCTACAATAGGTGATAATACAAAAGTATCTCATTTGACATACATAGGGGATGCTGAAGTTGGAAGCAAGTGCAATTTTGGCTGTGGAACTGTTGTAGTAAACTATGATGGAAAAAATAAGAATAAAACCTTGATCGGAAATAATTCATTTATAGGATGTAATACAAATTTGGTGTCTCCAGTTAAGGTTAATGACAATACTTATATAGCTGCAGGTTCTACTATAACAGATGAAGTCCCAGAAGGTGCACTGGCTATAGCAAGGGCACGGCAGGTGAATAAGAAGAGTTGGGTGTATAAAAAAGGATTAAAGAAATAA
- a CDS encoding ribose-phosphate diphosphokinase, whose translation MITHGKNIKIFAGNSHPDLAKQIGDILGIKVGDSKVTTFSDGEICVNINETVRGMDVFIVQSTNNPVNDNLMELLIMIDAFKRASAGRITAVIPYYGYARQDRKAKARDPITAKLVADILTATGADRVLTMDLHASQIQGYFNIPLDHLLGTPILAKYFIQKGFDEKDDVVVVSPDLGSVTRARKFADKLHASIAIIDKRRPRVNVSEIMNIIGDIKDKTVILVDDMIDTAGTITNGANALIERGAKEVYACCTHAVLSGPAIERIKNSAIKELVMLNTINLPENKILDNFKILSIAPVFAEAIRRIYEDISVSKLFED comes from the coding sequence ATGATAACCCATGGTAAAAATATTAAAATTTTTGCAGGAAATTCTCATCCTGATTTAGCTAAACAAATAGGGGATATTTTAGGCATTAAAGTAGGAGATTCCAAAGTTACAACTTTTAGTGATGGGGAAATATGTGTAAATATTAATGAAACAGTAAGAGGAATGGATGTATTTATAGTTCAATCCACAAATAATCCAGTAAATGACAATTTGATGGAACTTTTAATTATGATTGATGCTTTTAAAAGAGCCTCTGCAGGAAGAATAACTGCTGTAATACCTTATTATGGTTATGCAAGACAAGATAGAAAGGCTAAGGCAAGGGATCCAATTACAGCAAAACTTGTAGCTGATATATTAACAGCTACCGGTGCAGATAGAGTACTTACAATGGATTTACATGCTTCTCAAATTCAGGGATATTTTAATATACCTCTTGATCATCTTTTAGGAACACCTATACTTGCAAAATATTTTATACAAAAAGGATTTGATGAAAAGGATGATGTGGTTGTGGTTTCTCCGGATCTTGGAAGCGTAACTAGAGCCAGAAAGTTTGCAGATAAACTTCATGCGTCCATAGCTATTATAGATAAAAGGAGACCTAGAGTTAATGTATCAGAAATAATGAATATAATTGGAGATATAAAAGATAAGACCGTTATATTAGTAGATGATATGATAGATACAGCAGGTACAATAACAAATGGAGCTAATGCTCTTATAGAACGGGGAGCAAAAGAGGTTTATGCATGCTGTACCCATGCTGTTTTATCTGGACCTGCAATAGAAAGAATAAAGAACTCTGCTATAAAAGAGTTAGTAATGTTAAACACAATAAATTTACCAGAGAACAAGATACTGGATAACTTCAAGATATTATCTATAGCTCCAGTATTTGCTGAAGCTATAAGAAGAATATATGAAGATATTTCGGTGAGTAAATTATTCGAAGATTAA
- a CDS encoding [Fe-Fe] hydrogenase large subunit C-terminal domain-containing protein, with protein MKDKYRDLFKLIVKSYYDENFEETVEQILSEHKLDKEEFCKIISSLCGTNITYSSNFMEELKKAIKSYNKDEKIINKVTNCSQECKDGDKTLCEKSCPFDAIFIHKGKNRPSIDKDKCTDCGFCVDACPNGSIMDTVQFLPLANILKSDSPVIAIVAPAITGQFGDNVTMEQLRASFKKIGFTDMIEVAFFADMLTLKEAVEFDSHVKDKKDLIITSCCCPMWVGMLRRKYNNLVKHVSPSVSPMTAGGRVLKKLNPECKVVFIGPCIAKKAEAKEKDIIGDIDFVLTFTETKDIFDALNIDPSKIEGDVSTEYASKGGRLYARTGGVSIAVGEAVEKMFPEKKELFKSVQASGVKECKELLSRAEKGEISANFIEGMGCIGGCVGGPKVLIPKEKGRDKIDAFAENSEIKVSIDSKCMDKILELLDINSLEDFKNVEKIELLERRF; from the coding sequence ATGAAAGACAAATATAGGGATCTATTTAAGTTAATTGTGAAATCCTACTATGATGAAAACTTTGAAGAGACAGTAGAACAAATTCTATCCGAGCATAAGTTGGATAAGGAAGAATTTTGTAAAATCATATCTTCATTATGCGGCACTAACATAACTTACAGCTCAAATTTCATGGAAGAATTAAAGAAAGCAATAAAATCTTATAATAAAGATGAAAAAATAATAAATAAGGTTACCAATTGTTCTCAGGAATGCAAAGATGGAGATAAAACTCTATGTGAAAAATCTTGTCCTTTTGATGCTATATTTATTCACAAGGGGAAAAATCGTCCATCCATAGATAAGGATAAATGTACTGACTGCGGTTTTTGTGTAGATGCCTGTCCTAACGGTTCTATAATGGATACTGTTCAATTTCTACCACTTGCTAATATCTTGAAAAGTGATTCTCCTGTAATAGCCATAGTAGCTCCTGCCATAACAGGTCAATTCGGAGATAACGTTACAATGGAACAATTAAGAGCTTCTTTTAAAAAAATAGGCTTTACAGATATGATCGAAGTGGCATTCTTTGCAGATATGTTAACCTTAAAAGAAGCAGTAGAATTTGACAGCCATGTAAAGGATAAAAAGGATCTTATAATAACTTCTTGCTGTTGTCCTATGTGGGTGGGCATGTTAAGACGAAAATACAATAATCTAGTAAAGCATGTATCTCCTTCTGTATCACCAATGACCGCTGGTGGAAGAGTACTTAAAAAATTAAATCCTGAATGTAAAGTAGTTTTTATAGGTCCCTGTATAGCAAAAAAAGCAGAGGCAAAAGAAAAAGATATAATTGGTGATATAGACTTTGTACTTACTTTTACAGAAACAAAAGATATCTTTGATGCACTTAATATAGATCCTTCCAAGATAGAAGGTGATGTTTCAACTGAATATGCTTCTAAGGGAGGAAGGTTATATGCACGTACCGGCGGGGTATCTATTGCTGTGGGAGAAGCTGTGGAAAAGATGTTCCCCGAAAAGAAGGAATTATTTAAATCAGTTCAGGCAAGCGGTGTAAAGGAATGTAAAGAGTTATTAAGTCGTGCTGAAAAAGGGGAAATCTCAGCTAATTTTATTGAAGGAATGGGATGTATTGGAGGTTGTGTAGGCGGGCCTAAAGTACTTATACCAAAAGAAAAGGGAAGAGATAAAATAGATGCCTTTGCCGAAAACTCTGAAATCAAAGTTTCCATAGATAGTAAATGTATGGATAAAATACTGGAACTTTTAGATATTAATTCTTTAGAAGATTTTAAAAATGTGGAAAAAATCGAGCTATTAGAAAGACGTTTTTAA
- the murC gene encoding UDP-N-acetylmuramate--L-alanine ligase produces MSFDFIKNKKVHFIGIGGISMSALAEILLEKGFKVSGSDVKSSETTERLKVKGAKVYIGQISQNITSDIDLVVYTAAISKNNEELLKAKDLNIPLMDRAEFLGEIMKGHKYNVAVSGTHGKTTTTSMLSSITLEANLDPTILVGGNLDIIGGNVRIGNSPYFITEACEYKESFLKFFPFIGIILNIDADHLDYYKDIEEIQNAFIKFGKLIPNEGYLVCCADDRRMEKIISNVNCNVMSYGIENGDITAKNICFDKEGRAFFEVYKSDKKLFSLNLSVPGKHNILNALASISVSLILNISVDNIVDGLNNFKGTHRRFEIKGQRKGVVVIDDYAHHPTEIKATLNAATNYPHKKIICVFQPHTFSRTISLFKEFTAAFDNVDELILADIFPAREKDTGEISSAMLCEQIIKRGVKCRNIKDFNSIVQYLNNILTEGDVLLTIGAGDVFQVGELYLNQ; encoded by the coding sequence TTGTCATTTGATTTTATAAAAAATAAAAAAGTTCATTTTATAGGCATAGGCGGAATAAGTATGAGTGCACTAGCAGAAATTCTGCTGGAAAAAGGCTTTAAAGTCTCTGGTTCAGATGTGAAATCTTCTGAAACCACAGAAAGATTAAAAGTAAAGGGAGCAAAAGTGTATATAGGACAGATAAGCCAAAATATAACGTCTGACATAGATCTTGTAGTGTACACTGCTGCAATTTCAAAAAACAATGAAGAACTATTAAAAGCTAAAGATTTAAATATTCCCCTTATGGACAGGGCTGAATTTTTAGGTGAAATAATGAAAGGACATAAATATAATGTAGCAGTATCTGGTACTCACGGTAAAACTACCACCACTTCCATGTTATCCTCCATAACACTTGAAGCTAATCTGGATCCTACTATACTTGTGGGTGGAAATTTAGATATAATAGGTGGAAATGTCCGTATTGGAAATAGTCCTTACTTTATTACAGAAGCTTGTGAATATAAAGAATCCTTTCTTAAATTCTTTCCCTTTATAGGTATAATCTTAAATATTGATGCAGATCATCTAGATTATTATAAAGATATAGAAGAAATACAAAATGCATTTATAAAGTTCGGGAAACTAATTCCTAATGAAGGATATTTGGTATGCTGTGCCGATGATAGAAGAATGGAAAAAATCATATCAAATGTAAATTGCAATGTAATGAGTTACGGCATAGAAAATGGAGATATTACTGCTAAAAATATATGCTTTGACAAAGAAGGACGTGCTTTCTTTGAAGTATATAAATCCGATAAAAAATTATTTTCCTTAAATTTAAGTGTTCCAGGCAAACATAATATATTAAATGCACTAGCCAGTATATCCGTTTCTTTAATTTTAAATATATCCGTTGATAATATAGTGGATGGACTAAACAACTTTAAAGGTACCCATAGAAGATTTGAAATTAAAGGCCAGAGGAAAGGTGTAGTGGTTATAGATGATTATGCACATCACCCTACAGAGATCAAAGCAACTTTAAATGCTGCCACAAATTATCCTCATAAAAAAATAATTTGTGTATTTCAACCCCATACTTTTTCAAGAACTATAAGTTTATTTAAAGAATTCACTGCTGCTTTTGATAATGTAGATGAACTAATACTAGCAGACATATTTCCTGCAAGAGAAAAAGACACAGGTGAAATAAGTTCAGCTATGCTGTGTGAGCAAATTATAAAAAGAGGGGTTAAGTGCAGAAACATAAAGGACTTCAATTCAATAGTTCAGTATTTAAATAACATTTTAACAGAAGGAGATGTACTCTTAACAATAGGGGCAGGAGACGTTTTTCAAGTTGGTGAATTATATTTAAATCAATAA
- a CDS encoding response regulator transcription factor, which produces MEGSIGKILIVDDDENICEVIKMYVESAGYEVQVANDGKSAETTFLEYKPDLVILDIMLPNIDGIDVLKWIRKDYETPVIMLTAKGETFDKVLGLELGADDYIVKPFEPKEMLARIKAVLRRYSVDNENKEVLKFEQLTIDINSYTVTYRNEDIKMPPKEFELLYYLANNKNRVFTREQLLCEVWGYDYPGDSRTVDVHVKRLREKLQGGPNWQIETVWGVGYKFEVK; this is translated from the coding sequence ATGGAAGGCTCAATAGGAAAAATTTTAATTGTAGATGATGATGAAAATATATGTGAAGTAATAAAAATGTATGTGGAGAGTGCTGGCTATGAAGTGCAAGTTGCAAATGATGGAAAGTCAGCAGAAACAACATTTTTAGAATATAAACCGGATTTAGTGATCCTAGATATAATGCTTCCTAATATCGATGGAATAGATGTTCTTAAATGGATAAGAAAAGATTATGAAACTCCTGTAATTATGCTTACCGCAAAAGGAGAAACCTTTGATAAAGTTTTAGGGCTTGAACTTGGAGCAGATGATTATATAGTAAAGCCTTTTGAACCTAAGGAGATGTTAGCAAGGATTAAAGCAGTACTTAGGAGATACAGCGTAGATAATGAAAACAAAGAAGTATTGAAATTTGAACAGTTAACTATTGATATAAATTCCTATACAGTTACCTATAGAAATGAAGATATAAAGATGCCGCCAAAAGAGTTTGAATTATTATATTACCTGGCTAATAATAAAAATAGAGTATTTACTAGAGAGCAGCTTTTATGTGAAGTGTGGGGATATGATTATCCTGGAGATTCTAGAACTGTAGATGTACATGTTAAAAGATTAAGAGAAAAACTTCAAGGAGGACCTAACTGGCAAATAGAAACAGTATGGGGTGTTGGATATAAGTTTGAGGTGAAGTAG
- the purR gene encoding pur operon repressor has translation MQKFSRNHRIAAITKILLENPNKIMSLNNFTLMFNTAKSTVSEDILVVKDTLNKFQMGRIDTISGASGGIKYVCGISSEKRREFAEKLCIILKNRERIIPGNFLYMTDIMFNPAIIYIAGVILASIFIEKNIDYVVTVETKGIPLAYEVARMMGVQLVVVRREQKFTEGSTLTINYVSGSTGRIQTMSLSKKALKKGSKCIFIDDFMRAGGTAIGIINLLKEFESELLGIGFLIDNVETPKKLVQDYKSIVDFKGIDENGNALLFPSGNI, from the coding sequence ATGCAGAAATTCAGTAGAAATCATAGAATAGCGGCAATAACTAAAATTTTGCTGGAAAACCCCAATAAAATAATGAGCCTGAATAATTTTACTCTTATGTTTAATACAGCTAAGTCCACAGTAAGTGAAGATATATTAGTAGTGAAAGATACTTTGAATAAATTTCAAATGGGAAGAATAGATACTATATCTGGAGCCTCAGGAGGGATAAAGTATGTCTGTGGAATATCCAGTGAAAAGAGAAGAGAATTTGCTGAAAAATTATGTATTATTTTGAAAAATAGAGAAAGAATAATACCAGGCAATTTTTTATATATGACAGATATAATGTTTAATCCTGCTATAATATATATTGCAGGAGTGATCTTAGCATCTATTTTTATAGAGAAAAATATTGATTATGTGGTTACTGTTGAAACCAAAGGGATTCCTTTAGCTTATGAGGTGGCTAGGATGATGGGAGTCCAACTTGTAGTTGTAAGAAGAGAACAAAAGTTTACTGAAGGGTCTACTTTAACTATAAATTATGTTTCAGGTTCTACAGGAAGAATTCAAACTATGTCCTTATCTAAAAAGGCATTAAAGAAGGGGAGTAAATGTATTTTTATAGATGATTTTATGAGGGCAGGAGGAACTGCCATAGGAATAATAAATCTGTTGAAAGAATTTGAAAGTGAACTTTTGGGTATAGGGTTTTTAATAGATAATGTAGAAACCCCTAAAAAATTAGTACAGGATTATAAATCTATAGTAGATTTTAAAGGTATCGATGAAAATGGTAATGCATTGTTATTTCCTTCTGGGAATATTTAA